The following proteins are co-located in the Pontiella desulfatans genome:
- a CDS encoding helix-turn-helix domain-containing protein, translated as MITDEGGEAGHGRERRFSQLFRHVNGTSWLNHLRALRIEHACRLLKKSDHSPTAIAYECGFSDLSNFYRAFKKKTGLAPLEYREGS; from the coding sequence ATGATCACCGATGAAGGAGGGGAGGCCGGCCATGGCAGGGAACGAAGGTTTTCTCAGTTGTTCAGGCATGTGAATGGCACTTCGTGGTTGAATCATCTTCGTGCGCTACGCATTGAGCATGCATGCAGGTTGTTAAAGAAATCGGACCACAGTCCAACAGCCATTGCGTATGAATGTGGCTTTAGTGACCTTTCAAATTTTTACCGGGCTTTCAAAAAGAAGACCGGCCTTGCGCCGCTCGAATATCGGGAAGGGTCGTGA
- a CDS encoding integrase core domain-containing protein: MSEFLRVFQVFEKLFEARYRRRYDARLQLMAYQIRMLQSRTDADRINTRPEERAELTRLGAELDHDIDDVLLVVKRDTYRGWLRPKKGPEPKKPGRPRTPQATVNLVMRFALENLTWGCDRIQGELMKLGISIGATTISDILKRAGHHPIPDKGSGRPPSNWKLFVSSHMDTLAATDFFSKPVLTWRGWVDAYVLVFIHLGSRRVFMSPATFNPDEEWVLQQSRNASMWFQNLGIQVRHLIHDRDTKYSRRFRAFWKSDKVKCLRTPVRSPMANSFAENYIGKIKREYLNHFFCVSLDQLDYINRQWLAYYHEQRPHQGMDIGNKVLRPDFTPTTEGEIKREQRLGGVISYYYRDAA; the protein is encoded by the coding sequence ATGAGCGAATTTTTGAGGGTGTTTCAGGTGTTTGAGAAGCTTTTTGAGGCGAGGTATCGCAGAAGATATGATGCCCGCCTCCAACTGATGGCCTATCAGATCAGAATGCTTCAGTCCCGAACCGATGCGGACCGAATTAACACTCGTCCAGAGGAGCGTGCGGAACTTACCCGCCTTGGAGCCGAACTTGACCATGATATCGATGATGTATTGCTTGTGGTAAAACGGGACACCTATCGAGGTTGGTTGAGGCCCAAGAAAGGTCCCGAGCCGAAGAAGCCGGGCCGCCCAAGAACGCCACAAGCCACCGTGAATCTGGTCATGCGGTTTGCTCTTGAAAACCTTACGTGGGGATGCGACCGAATACAGGGAGAGTTGATGAAGCTCGGCATCAGCATCGGAGCCACGACCATCAGTGATATCCTCAAACGGGCGGGACACCACCCCATTCCAGACAAAGGTAGCGGACGTCCACCAAGCAACTGGAAGCTGTTTGTCAGTTCCCATATGGACACCTTGGCAGCAACCGACTTCTTTTCCAAACCCGTCCTTACCTGGCGCGGATGGGTTGATGCCTACGTACTGGTGTTTATCCACCTCGGAAGCCGTCGGGTTTTCATGAGTCCGGCGACGTTTAATCCCGATGAGGAATGGGTTCTTCAACAATCCAGAAATGCATCCATGTGGTTTCAGAATTTGGGTATTCAGGTCAGGCACTTGATCCATGACCGGGACACCAAATACAGCAGACGGTTCAGGGCGTTCTGGAAGAGTGATAAGGTGAAATGCCTCCGCACACCCGTGCGCTCGCCCATGGCGAATTCTTTTGCGGAAAATTACATCGGGAAGATAAAACGGGAGTATCTGAACCATTTCTTTTGCGTGAGCCTTGACCAGCTTGACTACATCAACCGGCAGTGGCTGGCGTACTATCATGAGCAGAGGCCGCATCAGGGAATGGACATCGGAAACAAGGTTCTCCGTCCGGATTTCACGCCGACAACTGAAGGCGAAATCAAGCGGGAGCAACGGCTGGGCGGAGTCATTTCGTACTACTACCGAGATGCCGCTTAA
- a CDS encoding MFS transporter, translated as MPKEHYQTAEADKVPVLQKWLYSQGAILAVIGDHVVMEMAGIILNVNLFVRPSLVGLAGTLSRLWGACLDPLIGNWSDNSRSRMGRRRPFILIGAVLCGLSFPLIWMFQRGWSEYGIFTWFLLGSLLFYTAHTLFSVPFHTLALELSPDYHEKTRIAAWREFAAKSSFILVGWLFFFTEQFRDPIGGMRWVSLGLALLFIVSGVLPAFFVKERFYKVARLVGTESRPGRIGLKIKDEVSEFGGKDIRIALAK; from the coding sequence ATGCCAAAAGAACATTACCAGACTGCGGAAGCCGACAAGGTGCCGGTGTTGCAGAAGTGGCTGTATTCGCAGGGGGCGATCCTGGCCGTTATCGGTGACCACGTGGTCATGGAGATGGCCGGCATCATTCTGAATGTCAACCTGTTCGTTCGTCCATCGCTGGTGGGATTGGCGGGAACCCTGTCGCGGCTGTGGGGTGCCTGCCTGGATCCGCTCATCGGGAACTGGTCCGACAACAGCCGTTCCCGAATGGGTCGGCGGCGGCCCTTTATCTTGATTGGCGCGGTGTTGTGCGGCCTCAGTTTTCCATTAATCTGGATGTTTCAACGGGGATGGAGTGAGTACGGTATTTTTACCTGGTTCCTATTGGGCAGCCTGCTGTTTTATACCGCACACACGCTCTTTTCGGTCCCGTTCCATACCCTGGCCCTGGAATTGTCGCCGGACTACCATGAGAAGACGCGTATCGCGGCATGGCGCGAGTTTGCGGCAAAATCATCGTTTATTCTGGTGGGCTGGTTGTTTTTTTTCACGGAGCAGTTCCGCGATCCTATCGGAGGTATGCGCTGGGTTTCGCTGGGGCTGGCGTTGCTGTTCATTGTCAGTGGCGTGCTTCCGGCGTTTTTTGTTAAGGAACGTTTTTACAAAGTAGCGCGGCTGGTCGGTACGGAAAGTCGTCCGGGGCGAATAGGTCTGAAAATAAAGGACGAAGTGAGTGAATTCGGTGGAAAAGATATCCGGATAGCGTTAGCAAAGTGA
- a CDS encoding alpha-L-fucosidase, whose amino-acid sequence MKNSRRNFMLSSLAVSTVALVGKGRAAGVNGSGIPGSPEMIELGKKWKAMNSSAAKQRGRDRFNDNKYGMFIHWGLYSQCGGIWKGEKMEDGGTGPRVAEWIMRRKEIPRAEYAKLADTFNPVQFDADEWVGIAKAAGMKYMVITSKHHDGFALFDSKVSDYNAVAGTPFKRDIIRELEQACKRGGIAFGVYYSHALDWRDGGDSGMKDYCYHDKPKQDMFVNKFDPAPVKFDDYIANKSLPQVRELVANYDLKEIWLDTPIYIPPKHSIEFYKTIYAANPETLVSQRIGNGFGDIGTPGDNVIPDEASENTWEGIATTNNSWGYKSYDEDWKSPEETLFWLLENVSKGGNFLLNVGPDGTGTIPPKSVENLVAVGQWLKVNGDAIYGTKPWTVTHEGPTKIAMKGTEHRSKHGKKAEYTAQDFWFTKKGDKLYVSTIVRPEGNTVSIKALKGYPITAIKVLGESGKVNWTEKGGAIEIQLPELKVTGMGYALEIGT is encoded by the coding sequence ATGAAAAATTCACGACGTAATTTTATGCTTTCGAGTCTGGCGGTTTCGACCGTGGCGCTCGTTGGAAAAGGCCGGGCGGCCGGGGTGAACGGATCCGGGATTCCCGGTTCCCCGGAAATGATTGAGCTGGGAAAAAAATGGAAAGCCATGAATTCGTCCGCTGCCAAACAGCGTGGTCGCGACCGCTTTAATGATAACAAATACGGGATGTTTATTCATTGGGGACTCTATTCGCAGTGCGGAGGGATCTGGAAGGGCGAAAAAATGGAAGACGGCGGAACCGGCCCGCGGGTCGCCGAATGGATTATGCGGAGAAAAGAGATTCCGCGCGCTGAATATGCAAAATTAGCGGACACCTTTAATCCCGTTCAATTTGATGCCGATGAGTGGGTGGGTATCGCCAAGGCCGCCGGCATGAAATACATGGTCATCACCTCCAAGCACCACGACGGTTTTGCGCTGTTCGATTCCAAGGTGAGCGATTATAACGCCGTGGCCGGAACGCCGTTTAAACGCGATATTATCCGGGAACTGGAACAGGCATGTAAACGGGGTGGTATTGCATTCGGCGTCTACTATTCCCATGCGCTCGACTGGCGCGATGGCGGCGATTCCGGCATGAAAGATTACTGCTACCACGACAAGCCGAAGCAGGACATGTTTGTGAACAAATTTGATCCCGCGCCGGTTAAGTTCGATGACTACATTGCCAACAAATCGCTCCCGCAGGTGCGCGAACTGGTGGCCAACTATGATCTCAAGGAAATCTGGCTGGATACGCCGATTTATATTCCGCCGAAACACAGTATTGAATTCTATAAAACGATCTATGCCGCGAATCCTGAAACCCTCGTGAGTCAGCGGATCGGGAATGGGTTTGGTGATATCGGGACTCCGGGCGACAATGTTATACCGGATGAAGCCAGCGAAAATACCTGGGAAGGCATCGCCACCACCAATAATTCGTGGGGGTATAAATCGTACGATGAGGATTGGAAATCTCCGGAAGAGACCCTTTTCTGGCTGCTCGAAAATGTCAGTAAAGGCGGAAATTTCCTGCTCAACGTCGGCCCCGACGGGACCGGAACCATTCCGCCGAAATCGGTTGAAAACCTCGTGGCGGTCGGACAATGGCTCAAGGTGAACGGCGATGCCATTTATGGCACGAAGCCCTGGACGGTAACGCATGAAGGGCCTACCAAGATTGCGATGAAGGGCACGGAACACCGCAGCAAGCATGGAAAGAAAGCCGAATATACCGCGCAGGATTTCTGGTTCACTAAGAAGGGCGATAAGCTATACGTCAGCACTATCGTTCGCCCTGAAGGCAACACGGTTTCGATTAAGGCGCTTAAAGGATACCCCATTACTGCGATCAAGGTGCTTGGCGAATCGGGCAAGGTGAACTGGACGGAAAAGGGAGGCGCCATCGAAATTCAGCTGCCCGAGTTGAAGGTAACCGGTATGGGTTACGCATTGGAAATCGGCACCTAA